The proteins below are encoded in one region of Patescibacteria group bacterium:
- a CDS encoding glycosyltransferase family 4 protein, which translates to MKILMFTPYVPYPPNSGGQTRTFNLIKNLSRKHEITSFSFLRTDQPEPDLTQLRKYCRKVEIFGRKKAWASPEKLLVTAVSPYPYLVNMYRSGRVTEAISAELAKEKYDLIHVETYYIMPNIASTTVPVLLAEQTIEYLVYQHFTQTSRLWPVKPLLYVDVAKHKYWEKYFWQKAKKVVAMSEADKEKMKELAPGLDVGIVPNGVDMDFFTKKILNGKSTGTKFLFVGNFNWLQNREAVEILVREIWPEIKKKLPEATLWIVGRSPTEAIKNLAGDSIVVSDDVEDIRTAYQGSAVLLAPLFGGGGTRYKILEAMASDLPVVSTEIGIEGIGAIDRKHALISNNKNELAKLAVEAVLNKPLAKSLSTNAKKLVADNYDWGKISTSLEKIYEETAGKS; encoded by the coding sequence ATGAAAATTTTGATGTTTACGCCATACGTGCCGTATCCACCAAATTCTGGTGGCCAGACGAGAACTTTCAATCTAATTAAGAATCTTTCCCGAAAACATGAAATCACTTCGTTTTCTTTTTTGCGGACAGATCAACCGGAACCGGATTTAACCCAATTGCGAAAATATTGCCGTAAAGTGGAAATCTTTGGCCGGAAAAAAGCCTGGGCTTCGCCGGAAAAGCTTTTGGTAACCGCGGTATCCCCTTATCCCTATTTGGTGAACATGTATCGTAGCGGCCGGGTGACTGAGGCGATTTCCGCCGAACTGGCAAAGGAAAAGTATGATCTAATCCATGTGGAAACTTATTACATTATGCCCAACATTGCCTCCACTACGGTTCCGGTTCTTCTTGCCGAGCAGACGATTGAATATCTTGTCTACCAACATTTCACGCAAACTTCCCGGCTTTGGCCGGTAAAACCGTTGTTGTATGTCGATGTCGCTAAACATAAATATTGGGAAAAATATTTTTGGCAAAAGGCTAAAAAAGTAGTGGCCATGTCGGAAGCGGACAAGGAAAAAATGAAAGAACTGGCGCCGGGACTGGATGTTGGTATTGTTCCTAACGGCGTGGACATGGATTTCTTCACTAAAAAAATCCTTAACGGTAAATCAACGGGCACAAAATTCCTGTTTGTAGGAAATTTTAACTGGTTACAGAACCGGGAGGCGGTGGAAATTCTGGTAAGAGAAATCTGGCCCGAAATAAAAAAGAAGCTTCCCGAGGCAACCTTGTGGATTGTGGGACGAAGTCCCACGGAAGCCATTAAAAATCTGGCTGGTGACAGCATTGTCGTATCCGACGATGTCGAAGACATAAGGACAGCTTATCAGGGCTCAGCAGTTCTTCTGGCACCGCTTTTTGGCGGCGGGGGGACCAGATACAAAATTCTGGAAGCGATGGCCTCAGATTTGCCGGTGGTCTCCACGGAAATCGGCATTGAAGGGATTGGGGCGATTGACCGGAAGCATGCCCTGATTAGTAATAACAAAAATGAACTGGCAAAACTGGCGGTAGAAGCAGTGCTGAATAAACCTCTGGCAAAAAGTCTGTCCACCAACGCTAAAAAGTTAGTGGCTGATAATTATGACTGGGGAAAAATTTCTACCAGTCTGGAAAAAATCTATGAAGAAACTGCCGGCAAAAGTTAA
- the recO gene encoding DNA repair protein RecO produces the protein MKTSKITGIVLKRINFGESDKVITLFTKERGKLSVVAKGIRRIKSRRAPHLEPLNEVALMLHRGKNFEIITEAKTVTPFVMQNNFKSLGFAFYAAEVIDKLLPENEPHEQVYWLLEELLKGKNLEENKIKEFTAKLLWQLGFLPFGHYPKEGLTSFVESVAERRIKSKKIIEEL, from the coding sequence GTGAAGACTTCGAAAATAACCGGGATTGTTCTCAAACGCATAAATTTTGGGGAAAGCGATAAGGTAATCACCTTGTTTACCAAGGAACGGGGCAAGTTATCAGTGGTAGCTAAAGGTATTAGGAGAATAAAAAGCCGCCGGGCGCCGCACCTGGAACCGCTAAACGAAGTGGCACTCATGCTTCACCGGGGCAAAAACTTTGAGATTATTACCGAAGCCAAAACAGTAACTCCATTTGTAATGCAGAATAATTTTAAATCTCTTGGTTTTGCTTTCTACGCCGCGGAAGTAATAGATAAACTTCTGCCGGAAAATGAACCGCACGAACAAGTTTACTGGCTTTTAGAGGAATTACTGAAGGGTAAGAACCTGGAAGAAAATAAAATAAAGGAATTCACGGCTAAGCTGCTTTGGCAGCTTGGTTTTCTCCCATTCGGTCACTATCCCAAAGAAGGCCTGACTTCTTTTGTCGAATCCGTTGCCGAACGGCGCATCAAAAGTAAGAAGATCATTGAGGAATTATAG
- a CDS encoding DUF4012 domain-containing protein, producing the protein MEEEIKEIKPDETFVAKAEPVMTEKKLPHKKGLLVLIIAVVVLVLALGLPLFRLYADAKTTYRLALGIKDAAKSQDIAKTRDAVVATQKQLTVVQSDLNLIGWTRFIPLLGGYTNDAFAFMDAGKQGLEAAQITATAIEPYADLLGLKGQGSFTGGTTEERIAMMVETLDKVKPQIDQIAVKVSAMRKALDQVDPNRYPESFQGKPIRSQIVGAKEAIDMADNLLTEARPMVKQLPEMLGSQQPKKYMVLFQNDAELRPTGGFITAYAIFQVDKGKISLQTSDDIYKLDDTMTKHVAPPDPISRYLNVYGWRMRDANFSPDYYSSMKTFEDLYATSNAKQNIDGIIAMDTHVLVSLMNVLGPVDTYGTTFTTTKVPQCDCPMVIYELEKYADEPKAYERGSRKDIIGVLLQSLMKKAMTGSKQVYAPLFQAAMSEALQKHILFYVHNEDAQRGIEALNFGGRIKTYNGDYLHVNDANLAGAKSNLYIVPKVTKEVSITDSGADETLNLEYRYPHAADNCSLERVSGLCLAGIYRDYLRVYLPKGATITDVKGFESKSQTFDDLDHTVVDGFFTVVPEGLAKIQIKYKVAGNFKKNGNYNLLIQKQPGTDGIDYKVIVNNKSQEFALTEDKEINVKL; encoded by the coding sequence ATGGAAGAAGAAATCAAAGAAATTAAACCGGATGAAACCTTTGTGGCGAAAGCCGAACCGGTTATGACGGAAAAGAAACTGCCGCATAAAAAAGGGCTTTTAGTATTAATAATTGCCGTCGTGGTTTTAGTTCTGGCGTTAGGATTACCGCTGTTTCGCCTTTACGCCGATGCCAAGACAACTTATCGGTTGGCGCTGGGAATTAAAGACGCGGCTAAATCTCAGGATATCGCCAAAACCAGAGACGCTGTTGTCGCGACACAAAAGCAGTTAACGGTCGTTCAATCGGATCTGAACCTGATTGGCTGGACTAGATTTATTCCCCTTCTGGGCGGTTACACTAACGATGCTTTTGCCTTCATGGATGCCGGTAAGCAGGGTTTGGAGGCCGCTCAGATAACAGCGACGGCCATTGAGCCATACGCTGATTTGTTGGGTCTTAAAGGCCAGGGAAGCTTCACCGGGGGAACTACTGAAGAACGGATTGCGATGATGGTGGAAACCCTGGATAAGGTTAAACCTCAGATTGACCAGATTGCGGTTAAAGTCAGTGCGATGCGCAAGGCTCTGGATCAGGTCGACCCGAACCGTTACCCGGAAAGCTTTCAGGGAAAACCGATTAGAAGCCAGATTGTGGGGGCGAAAGAAGCAATTGATATGGCTGACAATCTTTTGACCGAAGCGCGGCCGATGGTCAAGCAGTTGCCGGAAATGCTCGGTTCCCAGCAGCCAAAAAAGTACATGGTTTTGTTCCAAAATGATGCGGAACTGCGTCCAACCGGCGGTTTTATTACCGCCTATGCGATTTTTCAGGTAGACAAGGGCAAAATTTCTCTTCAGACTTCCGACGATATTTACAAACTTGATGACACGATGACCAAACATGTTGCTCCTCCGGATCCCATTTCCCGATATCTTAATGTTTATGGCTGGCGGATGCGCGACGCCAACTTCTCGCCGGATTATTACTCTTCCATGAAAACCTTTGAAGATCTGTATGCCACTTCAAATGCCAAGCAAAACATTGATGGCATCATTGCCATGGACACCCATGTTCTAGTGAGTCTAATGAATGTTTTGGGGCCGGTGGACACTTACGGCACCACTTTTACGACCACAAAAGTTCCGCAGTGTGACTGTCCGATGGTAATTTATGAACTGGAAAAATATGCTGATGAGCCAAAAGCCTACGAACGGGGCAGCCGCAAAGATATTATCGGGGTTCTTCTGCAATCTTTAATGAAAAAAGCCATGACTGGAAGTAAACAGGTTTATGCTCCACTTTTCCAGGCGGCGATGAGCGAAGCTCTGCAAAAACACATTCTATTCTATGTTCATAATGAAGATGCCCAACGGGGGATTGAGGCTCTGAATTTCGGCGGCCGGATTAAAACTTATAACGGTGACTACCTTCATGTCAATGACGCCAATCTGGCCGGGGCCAAGTCTAACCTCTACATTGTTCCTAAAGTGACCAAGGAAGTTTCGATAACTGACAGCGGCGCCGATGAAACCCTTAATCTTGAATACCGTTATCCCCACGCAGCGGATAACTGTTCTTTGGAACGGGTCTCCGGGCTCTGCCTGGCAGGAATATACCGGGACTACCTGCGAGTTTACCTGCCAAAAGGGGCGACAATTACGGATGTTAAGGGTTTTGAGAGCAAAAGCCAGACTTTTGATGATCTGGACCACACGGTTGTTGACGGCTTCTTTACGGTCGTGCCGGAAGGCTTAGCTAAAATTCAGATTAAGTATAAAGTTGCCGGCAATTTCAAAAAGAACGGCAACTATAATCTCCTGATTCAAAAACAACCGGGGACAGATGGCATTGACTACAAGGTAATCGTCAACAATAAATCGCAGGAGTTCGCGCTGACGGAAGATAAGGAAATCAACGTCAAGTTGTAG
- a CDS encoding glycosyltransferase family 4 protein has product MRIGIDARLWNETGVGRYIRSIFKYLPEIDKENEYVWFFSKKEFEAVEMPSPKWKKVLADVHWHTLREQLLLPWIFSREKLDLLHFPYFSFPILYPGKFVITIHDLIFDHYKTGKWSTLPGWLYVIKKTGYHLVNWVSVFRAERIFTLSNDAKSEIVKHYKADPDKISVIYESGALEGTSKPGKPLTVKPYLLYVGNAHPHKNVETLIKAAEILKMKLVLVGNDKFFYPRLPKSKYVEVIGEVPNSRLADWYRHASAFVTSSKMEGFGIPPLEAMSVGCPAIVSDIPVFHEVYGDAAVYFNQNDPKDIARVIKETLKDKEKLKELTDRGYKRAKSYSWERCVKETRKIYESSSSLRSDK; this is encoded by the coding sequence ATGAGGATCGGCATTGACGCCCGGCTGTGGAACGAAACTGGTGTTGGTCGCTACATTCGTTCAATTTTTAAATATCTTCCTGAAATCGATAAAGAAAACGAATATGTCTGGTTTTTTTCCAAAAAAGAATTCGAGGCGGTTGAAATGCCCAGCCCGAAATGGAAAAAAGTTCTGGCGGATGTCCACTGGCATACGCTAAGAGAGCAGCTGCTTCTTCCCTGGATATTCTCCCGGGAAAAATTGGATCTGTTACATTTCCCCTATTTTTCCTTCCCGATTCTTTATCCCGGCAAATTTGTCATTACTATTCACGACTTGATATTTGATCACTATAAAACCGGCAAATGGTCGACGCTGCCCGGTTGGTTGTATGTCATTAAAAAAACCGGTTACCATCTGGTTAATTGGGTTAGTGTCTTCCGGGCGGAAAGGATTTTTACCCTGTCCAATGACGCTAAAAGTGAGATAGTAAAACATTACAAGGCTGATCCCGATAAGATTTCCGTGATTTATGAATCAGGAGCTTTGGAAGGCACTTCAAAGCCCGGCAAACCATTAACGGTCAAACCCTATCTCCTGTATGTGGGCAATGCCCATCCGCATAAGAATGTTGAGACCTTGATCAAAGCTGCGGAAATTTTAAAAATGAAACTTGTTCTGGTAGGGAATGATAAATTTTTCTATCCCCGGCTACCAAAATCAAAATATGTCGAAGTTATTGGTGAAGTGCCCAATAGCCGGCTAGCTGACTGGTATCGCCACGCCTCAGCTTTTGTCACCTCTTCGAAAATGGAAGGCTTTGGCATCCCTCCATTGGAAGCCATGAGTGTTGGCTGCCCGGCAATCGTTTCGGATATTCCTGTGTTTCATGAAGTGTATGGCGACGCAGCGGTCTACTTTAATCAAAATGATCCTAAAGATATTGCCAGAGTAATAAAGGAGACACTAAAGGATAAGGAAAAATTGAAAGAACTAACAGATCGTGGATATAAAAGAGCCAAATCATATAGTTGGGAACGCTGCGTAAAGGAAACTCGTAAAATTTATGAAAGTAGCTCTAGTTTACGATCGGATAAATAA
- a CDS encoding glycosyltransferase family 2 protein, with protein MKKLPAKVKLSIIILNYNTEALLRQCLASIPSRPDYQVIVIDNASTDNSVIMVQKEFPEVELIKNKENCGFTRGNNCAREKAKGEYVLFLNSDTQVYPGTLERMVQFMDYTLDAGISTCLTLLPNGGQYYASHRGFPTPWNSLAYFTGLAKLFPKSKMFSGYTATYLPLDKVHEVDAVSGTFLLIRKKLLDKIGWFDEDYFSYGEDIEMCYRVKELGYKVYFVPDVKIMHYWGASSGLKSTSKSVAKVDPDNQARWNQARYDAMRIFYDKHYRKKYPELFRSAVLGGIGLVNYLRRGRD; from the coding sequence ATGAAGAAACTGCCGGCAAAAGTTAAATTGTCAATTATTATTCTCAACTACAATACTGAAGCGTTGTTGCGGCAGTGCTTGGCTTCCATACCCTCGCGTCCGGACTATCAGGTGATAGTGATCGATAACGCCAGTACGGACAACTCAGTAATAATGGTTCAGAAAGAGTTTCCGGAAGTGGAGTTAATAAAAAACAAAGAAAATTGCGGATTCACACGAGGTAATAATTGCGCTAGGGAAAAGGCAAAAGGGGAGTATGTTCTGTTTCTTAATTCCGACACGCAAGTATACCCCGGAACTCTGGAGCGAATGGTTCAGTTTATGGACTATACTCTTGATGCCGGCATTTCCACCTGCCTGACGCTATTACCCAACGGTGGTCAATACTATGCTTCTCACCGGGGGTTTCCCACACCTTGGAACTCATTAGCCTATTTTACAGGCCTGGCAAAACTGTTTCCCAAAAGCAAAATGTTTTCCGGCTATACGGCTACCTATTTACCTTTAGACAAAGTTCATGAGGTTGATGCCGTGTCCGGGACATTTTTACTAATTCGAAAGAAATTATTAGACAAGATTGGTTGGTTTGACGAGGATTATTTTTCCTATGGCGAAGATATCGAGATGTGCTACCGGGTAAAGGAGCTGGGCTACAAAGTTTATTTTGTTCCGGATGTTAAAATTATGCACTATTGGGGAGCCAGTTCGGGTTTAAAATCTACTTCAAAATCCGTAGCCAAAGTTGATCCTGACAATCAGGCAAGGTGGAACCAAGCCCGTTATGACGCGATGCGCATTTTTTACGATAAACATTATCGCAAAAAGTACCCAGAACTGTTTCGCAGCGCGGTGCTTGGCGGAATCGGTTTGGTCAATTATTTACGGCGGGGGAGGGACTAA
- a CDS encoding glycine--tRNA ligase: MAEDLMQKIVALCKRRGFVYQTSEIYGGLVSSYDYGPAGAELLRNIRNLWWSEFISKRDDMVGLDSQIILHPKTWEASGHVTSFNDPLVEDKVTHKRYRADHLIGSEADNMTFEEMAEYIAKNRIKSPEGNELTEPKKFNLLFETSIGVVEDDKSAAYLRGETAQGIFSNFRNVVDSTRVKLPFGIGQIGKSFRNEITTGQFIFRTLEFEQAEIEYFFNPDKNDWEKLMADWKENMWHFVTNTLGVKEPNLRWRRHSDKERSHYSKDTYDLDYNYPFGWKELWGVAYRTNYDLSQHAKFSGADLTYRDPETGEAIVPHVIEPAVGINRLMFMVLADAYTEDQEKERVVLKLSPKLAPYKVAVFPLVKNKPELVGKAEKIYHELKLHFPAVWDERGNIGKRYLAQDEIGTPWCVTVDYQTLEDNTVTIRDRDTTLQERINADTLVEEIKSRLG, translated from the coding sequence ATGGCTGAGGATTTGATGCAAAAAATTGTGGCGCTTTGTAAAAGGCGGGGGTTTGTCTATCAAACTTCAGAAATTTACGGGGGATTAGTTAGCTCCTATGATTATGGTCCGGCCGGAGCTGAATTGCTTCGCAATATTCGTAATCTCTGGTGGAGCGAATTCATCAGTAAAAGAGACGACATGGTGGGGTTAGATTCTCAAATAATTCTTCATCCTAAAACCTGGGAAGCTTCAGGGCATGTGACTAGCTTCAACGATCCTCTCGTAGAAGATAAAGTAACTCACAAACGCTATCGTGCCGATCATTTGATTGGTTCGGAAGCGGACAATATGACCTTTGAAGAAATGGCAGAATATATTGCTAAGAACAGGATTAAAAGCCCCGAAGGAAACGAATTAACCGAACCCAAGAAGTTTAATTTGCTATTTGAAACCAGCATCGGAGTAGTGGAAGATGATAAATCTGCGGCCTATTTACGCGGGGAAACCGCTCAGGGAATTTTCTCCAATTTCCGTAATGTTGTCGACTCGACAAGGGTTAAATTGCCTTTTGGAATTGGCCAGATCGGAAAAAGCTTCCGTAACGAAATAACTACGGGGCAGTTTATCTTCCGAACTTTGGAGTTTGAACAGGCGGAAATCGAGTATTTCTTTAATCCGGATAAAAACGACTGGGAAAAATTAATGGCAGACTGGAAAGAGAACATGTGGCATTTTGTGACTAACACTTTAGGCGTAAAAGAGCCAAATTTGCGCTGGCGAAGGCATTCGGACAAAGAGCGCAGTCATTACAGCAAAGATACCTACGACTTGGATTATAACTATCCCTTTGGCTGGAAAGAGCTATGGGGAGTGGCTTACAGGACAAATTATGATCTTTCCCAGCACGCCAAGTTTTCCGGAGCTGACTTAACCTACCGTGATCCTGAGACGGGAGAAGCGATTGTGCCGCATGTCATTGAGCCGGCAGTGGGAATTAACCGGTTGATGTTTATGGTTTTGGCTGATGCCTACACCGAGGATCAGGAAAAAGAGCGGGTAGTCTTAAAGCTTTCTCCAAAGCTAGCGCCATACAAAGTGGCCGTCTTCCCGTTGGTCAAAAACAAGCCGGAATTAGTGGGTAAAGCAGAAAAAATTTACCATGAACTGAAACTGCACTTTCCGGCAGTCTGGGATGAGCGGGGAAATATCGGGAAAAGATATCTGGCCCAGGACGAAATCGGAACCCCATGGTGCGTAACGGTTGACTACCAGACACTTGAAGACAATACCGTCACCATCCGGGACCGGGATACCACTTTACAAGAGAGAATAAATGCTGATACACTGGTTGAAGAGATAAAAAGCAGGCTCGGATGA
- a CDS encoding sugar transferase, whose amino-acid sequence MYDILKRTTDILSALFVITLFSPLLLLIALAIKLDSPGPCIYKQRRVGKDGKIFFIWKFRSMFDNVDKMLAKDREFMKNFKKKEGWKLPANQDPRITRVGRFIRKYSLDELPNLWNILAGDMSMVGPRAYRNDDIFGDEIAQQLKFFPGLKKELDVALSVKPGLTGPWQTSGRNAISWDRRVALDAAYARNKSIWRDFVIVLKTPLAMFNKW is encoded by the coding sequence ATGTACGACATTCTTAAAAGAACCACGGATATTCTGTCGGCACTGTTTGTAATTACCCTGTTTTCTCCTTTACTTCTTCTAATTGCCTTGGCAATTAAATTAGACTCGCCAGGTCCATGTATTTATAAACAGAGGCGAGTGGGCAAGGACGGAAAAATATTTTTTATCTGGAAATTCCGATCTATGTTTGACAATGTTGACAAGATGCTGGCCAAAGATAGAGAGTTCATGAAGAATTTTAAGAAAAAAGAGGGTTGGAAACTCCCGGCGAACCAGGATCCCAGGATTACCAGAGTGGGAAGATTTATTAGAAAATATAGCCTCGACGAATTACCTAATCTTTGGAATATTCTTGCGGGCGACATGAGTATGGTTGGTCCGAGAGCATATCGAAATGATGATATTTTTGGTGATGAAATTGCTCAGCAACTAAAATTCTTTCCAGGCTTAAAAAAGGAATTGGATGTAGCGCTTTCGGTAAAACCGGGGCTCACTGGTCCTTGGCAAACAAGCGGTCGTAATGCCATTTCTTGGGATCGACGGGTAGCTCTTGACGCTGCGTATGCCCGTAACAAATCTATCTGGAGAGACTTTGTGATCGTTTTAAAAACCCCCTTGGCAATGTTTAACAAATGGTGA
- a CDS encoding glycosyltransferase, with protein sequence MKVALVYDRINKFGGAERLLLALHEIWPEAPLYTSVYDKRLTPWADSFDVRTSFLQKLPLPKNAHEMYPYLMGLAFESFNFDKYDLVISVTHEFAKAIITKPETFHLCYCLNPVGYLWDSHDDYFSAKPGWFRAVSNPLVKYLRWYDRIVAARPDQYLTISRAVQERIKRIYNRESEVIYPPVEIPNPKSQIPSKSQASNAGEYYLIVSRLAPQKRLDIAVSAFNQLGLPLKIIGTGKEENRLKGRAKKNIEFLGYLTDEELNRYYENCRAVVIPGEEDFNIVAVEAQAHGKPVIAYKKGGVTETVVEGKTGWFFDEPKPESLAAKIREIREVRVIREDCNTNAQRFSKERFKKEFKETAERKYREYVRHS encoded by the coding sequence ATGAAAGTAGCTCTAGTTTACGATCGGATAAATAAGTTTGGCGGGGCAGAGAGATTACTTTTGGCCCTGCATGAGATTTGGCCAGAGGCTCCGCTCTATACCTCTGTCTATGATAAGAGATTGACGCCATGGGCTGATAGCTTTGATGTGAGGACATCTTTTCTTCAAAAATTACCGCTTCCTAAAAATGCACACGAAATGTACCCATATTTAATGGGTTTAGCCTTTGAAAGCTTCAATTTTGATAAATATGATTTGGTAATTTCCGTCACTCATGAATTTGCAAAGGCGATCATTACTAAGCCCGAAACTTTCCATCTTTGCTACTGCCTGAACCCGGTCGGTTATCTTTGGGATAGTCATGACGATTATTTTTCTGCCAAGCCGGGTTGGTTTCGGGCCGTCAGTAATCCGTTAGTGAAGTATTTGCGCTGGTACGACAGGATTGTGGCTGCCAGGCCGGACCAGTACTTGACTATTTCTCGGGCAGTACAGGAAAGGATAAAACGAATCTACAATCGGGAGAGCGAAGTAATCTATCCACCAGTAGAAATCCCAAATCCCAAATCCCAAATCCCAAGCAAATCTCAAGCCTCAAACGCCGGGGAATATTATTTAATTGTTTCGCGGTTGGCGCCGCAAAAAAGGCTGGATATTGCCGTTAGCGCGTTTAACCAGCTGGGGTTGCCGCTAAAAATAATCGGGACAGGGAAAGAAGAAAACAGATTGAAGGGGAGGGCAAAAAAGAATATAGAGTTTTTGGGCTATTTGACAGACGAAGAGCTGAACCGGTATTATGAAAACTGCCGGGCGGTCGTAATTCCCGGAGAAGAGGATTTTAACATTGTCGCGGTGGAGGCCCAGGCCCATGGTAAACCGGTAATTGCATATAAAAAAGGAGGGGTGACGGAAACGGTAGTTGAAGGGAAAACCGGCTGGTTTTTTGACGAGCCGAAACCGGAGAGCTTGGCCGCGAAAATCCGAGAAATTAGAGAAGTAAGAGTAATCAGAGAAGATTGCAATACTAACGCACAGAGGTTTTCGAAAGAAAGGTTTAAAAAAGAATTTAAGGAAACTGCCGAAAGAAAATATCGCGAATATGTACGACATTCTTAA